The Ancylothrix sp. D3o genome has a window encoding:
- a CDS encoding FAD-dependent oxidoreductase: MAKEYDLVVIGGGSAGLVVASAAAQLKAKVALVECERLGGDCLWYGCVPSKSLLHAAGTAYTVKNSGQFGINYQNLDIDFAKTIRHVEQVIATIEPHDSPARFESLGVEVIFGRGEFINRQSFAVNDRILTARAFVIATGSRPFIPAIEGLKECGYLTNEEVFSLTKLPKKLAVIGAGPVGCELGQALARLGSQVTLIAKTAQILAREDPEAAQVVQTQLEAEGIEILRNRKVNRIEVKGEEKVIWDGDQELAKVEEILVAVGRVPNVDLLNLPAAGVDVGKGGIVVNNKLQTSNRKIYACGDVIGGYRFTHAASYEAQVVLKNALFLPAWRGHYRVMPRATFTQPELASVGMTEAEARDCYGDQVCVLKQEFAGVDRAVAESHKEGFVKIITRHNGEILGAHLVGTRAGELIHEVVLAMSYKLKVSALSNMIHIYPTLSEVTGKAALQLTKQNYAANKRLQGLLERFFALRRRL; this comes from the coding sequence GTGGCCAAAGAATATGATTTAGTGGTTATTGGCGGTGGCTCAGCCGGTTTAGTCGTAGCAAGCGCGGCGGCTCAACTGAAAGCAAAAGTCGCACTGGTGGAATGCGAACGTTTGGGGGGCGATTGTTTGTGGTATGGGTGTGTGCCGAGTAAATCTTTGTTGCACGCCGCCGGCACCGCCTACACGGTAAAAAATAGCGGTCAGTTTGGCATAAATTACCAAAACTTAGACATCGATTTTGCCAAAACGATCCGCCATGTTGAACAAGTTATTGCTACTATTGAACCCCACGACTCACCGGCACGTTTTGAAAGTTTAGGGGTAGAAGTTATTTTTGGCAGGGGCGAATTTATTAACCGGCAAAGCTTCGCAGTTAATGACAGAATTCTCACAGCGCGTGCATTTGTCATCGCTACCGGTTCGCGTCCTTTTATTCCAGCAATTGAGGGATTAAAAGAGTGTGGATATTTAACAAATGAGGAAGTTTTTTCTTTAACAAAACTGCCAAAAAAACTTGCCGTGATTGGCGCGGGGCCGGTGGGTTGTGAATTGGGCCAAGCCTTGGCACGTTTGGGATCGCAGGTGACTTTAATTGCCAAAACTGCCCAAATTTTAGCCAGAGAAGACCCGGAAGCGGCCCAAGTTGTCCAAACTCAATTGGAAGCAGAAGGTATTGAGATTTTGAGAAATAGAAAAGTCAATCGAATTGAAGTTAAGGGGGAGGAAAAAGTTATTTGGGATGGGGATCAAGAGTTAGCCAAAGTAGAAGAAATTCTGGTGGCTGTGGGCAGGGTGCCGAATGTGGACTTACTAAATTTGCCAGCGGCGGGGGTGGATGTTGGCAAGGGTGGAATTGTCGTCAATAATAAACTGCAAACGAGCAATCGGAAAATTTATGCTTGTGGGGATGTGATTGGCGGGTATCGGTTTACTCATGCTGCGAGTTATGAGGCGCAGGTGGTGTTGAAAAATGCCTTGTTTTTGCCGGCTTGGCGGGGCCATTATCGGGTGATGCCAAGGGCAACGTTTACGCAGCCAGAATTAGCCAGTGTGGGAATGACGGAGGCTGAGGCGCGTGATTGTTATGGGGATCAAGTTTGCGTGCTCAAACAAGAGTTTGCCGGTGTAGACCGGGCTGTGGCAGAATCACATAAAGAGGGTTTTGTCAAAATTATTACGCGCCATAATGGGGAAATTTTGGGGGCGCATTTGGTGGGCACGAGGGCCGGTGAGTTAATCCACGAGGTTGTTTTGGCGATGAGTTATAAGCTCAAGGTTTCGGCGTTGAGTAATATGATTCACATTTACCCTACTCTTTCGGAGGTCACTGGCAAGGCGGCTTTGCAGTTAACTAAGCAGAATTATGCTGCAAACAAGCGGTTACAGGGTTTGTTAGAAAGGTTTTTTGCTTTGCGCCGCCGTTTGTAA
- a CDS encoding SpoIIE family protein phosphatase yields MSQTPLPSKEALRIEALRHYHILDTAPEPAFDDLVRLAAQICSTPTAQISLIDTDRQWLKAKFGWSKGCMRRQFAFCAHGILCNGLFIVGDALQDSRFAAHPLVIGPPYIRFYAGVPLMTGDGLALGMLCVIDYKPRELSLEQQEMLQTLGRQVMTLMESRRQLRQMETTQAHLHNFLDRANVLIQSVRLSDGKLMSVNQTWRCTLGYSDAEIDEMWLWDVLHPESRQLWLLEKLRQGQAIEGIELIFLSKNGDAVWVEGNIDCRVEAGQPLSRWIFRNVTSRKYRQIFERSDEGLFQVTLDGRFCTANAALARIFGYDSPEQFLQCVENIGQLYAETNLWKKCLQQLEIEKELRQEEVMAWRNGSEIWVSQTLVLRQDVNGRSVGVEGFVRDVTTRKQSEVTIQMAKELLQTVLDAVPGAVSLISSNFRYLGVNRHLATIYNMPQEDFVNREVGFHQSKFGQFVRDFFASSASEASLEIDAEVEGSPSHAVLAKKWNWLGDEAAVFVGIDITQRKLAEAALQAELEERERIQAALEAELEEAAKYVRSLLPAPMRGPVGIDWLFLPSKKLGGDSFGYDWLDRDHLAIYLIDVSGHGLGSALLSVSVLNLLRSGSGLQTNYYWPSDVLEALNQTFQMDKHGNMYLTIWYGVYNRLTNRLIYASAGHPPAVLISENQGEKGKLQELRSPGCLPIGMLPNVEYTNAECEVEPGSTLYIFSDGIYEFPHPDGRIWSFDIFINWLGSRCLENEINLDEFLSEVRSANGKDTFDDDVSWLQISF; encoded by the coding sequence ATGAGCCAAACACCATTGCCGTCTAAGGAAGCTTTGAGAATTGAAGCACTGAGGCATTATCATATTTTGGATACTGCCCCAGAGCCTGCATTTGACGATTTGGTACGGTTGGCGGCACAAATCTGCTCTACTCCTACAGCGCAGATCAGTTTAATAGATACTGATCGCCAATGGTTAAAGGCAAAATTTGGCTGGTCAAAGGGCTGTATGCGCCGTCAGTTCGCTTTTTGCGCTCATGGAATATTGTGCAATGGATTGTTTATTGTCGGCGATGCTTTGCAAGATAGCCGGTTTGCAGCGCATCCTCTGGTGATTGGCCCTCCTTATATCAGGTTTTATGCCGGTGTGCCCTTGATGACGGGGGATGGTTTGGCGCTGGGGATGTTGTGTGTGATCGATTACAAGCCCCGCGAGTTAAGTTTAGAACAGCAAGAAATGTTGCAAACGCTGGGGCGTCAGGTGATGACGTTGATGGAGTCGCGCCGGCAATTGCGGCAAATGGAAACGACTCAAGCGCATTTGCACAATTTTTTGGATCGGGCCAATGTTTTGATTCAAAGTGTCCGGTTATCGGATGGTAAGTTAATGTCGGTTAATCAAACTTGGCGCTGCACGTTGGGTTATAGTGATGCCGAAATTGATGAAATGTGGTTGTGGGATGTGCTGCATCCCGAAAGCCGTCAACTTTGGTTATTAGAGAAATTGCGCCAAGGTCAAGCGATTGAAGGGATCGAGTTGATTTTTTTGAGCAAAAATGGCGATGCGGTGTGGGTGGAGGGAAATATCGATTGCCGTGTTGAAGCCGGTCAACCGTTGAGCCGTTGGATTTTTCGGAATGTGACATCTCGCAAATACCGGCAAATTTTTGAGCGCAGCGATGAAGGGTTATTTCAAGTGACTTTGGATGGCCGGTTTTGTACCGCTAATGCGGCTTTGGCTCGCATTTTTGGGTATGATTCGCCAGAACAGTTTTTACAATGTGTGGAAAATATTGGCCAACTTTATGCGGAGACAAATTTATGGAAAAAGTGTCTCCAACAGTTAGAAATTGAAAAAGAATTACGCCAGGAAGAAGTTATGGCTTGGCGCAATGGTTCAGAAATTTGGGTTTCGCAAACTTTGGTGTTGCGTCAGGATGTGAATGGCCGGTCAGTGGGGGTTGAGGGATTTGTGCGGGATGTGACGACGCGCAAGCAGTCGGAAGTGACGATTCAAATGGCAAAGGAATTGCTGCAAACGGTTTTGGACGCGGTACCAGGGGCGGTTTCTTTGATTAGTTCAAATTTTCGTTATTTGGGCGTTAACCGCCATTTAGCGACGATTTATAATATGCCGCAAGAGGATTTTGTGAATCGCGAAGTAGGCTTTCATCAGTCGAAATTTGGTCAATTTGTACGGGACTTTTTTGCGAGTTCTGCGAGTGAAGCTTCTTTAGAAATTGATGCGGAAGTAGAAGGATCTCCCAGTCATGCGGTGCTTGCTAAAAAGTGGAATTGGTTGGGGGATGAAGCGGCGGTTTTTGTGGGGATTGATATTACTCAGCGCAAGCTTGCTGAGGCGGCGTTGCAAGCTGAGTTAGAGGAAAGAGAGCGTATTCAGGCGGCGCTAGAGGCGGAGTTGGAGGAGGCGGCTAAGTATGTGCGTTCACTTTTGCCGGCACCAATGCGCGGGCCGGTGGGAATTGATTGGTTGTTTCTTCCTTCTAAAAAGTTGGGCGGTGATAGTTTTGGTTATGATTGGTTAGACCGGGATCATTTAGCAATTTATTTGATTGATGTTTCTGGTCATGGTTTAGGTTCGGCTTTGTTGTCGGTTTCGGTTTTAAATTTGCTGCGTTCTGGTTCGGGTTTACAGACCAATTATTATTGGCCGAGTGATGTTTTGGAGGCGCTTAATCAGACTTTCCAAATGGATAAGCACGGCAATATGTATTTGACAATTTGGTATGGCGTTTATAATCGTTTGACTAATCGGCTTATTTATGCAAGTGCCGGTCATCCACCGGCAGTTTTAATTTCCGAAAATCAAGGCGAGAAGGGGAAGTTACAAGAGCTTAGAAGCCCTGGATGTCTACCAATTGGAATGTTACCAAATGTTGAATATACCAACGCTGAGTGTGAGGTGGAACCAGGGAGCACTCTTTATATTTTTAGTGATGGAATTTATGAGTTTCCGCACCCAGATGGAAGAATTTGGAGTTTTGATATTTTTATCAATTGGCTAGGAAGTCGCTGTTTGGAAAATGAGATTAATTTGGATGAGTTTTTGTCTGAGGTACGAAGTGCGAATGGGAAAGATACTTTTGATGATGATGTGTCTTGGCTCCAAATTAGTTTTTAG
- a CDS encoding ATP-binding protein, whose amino-acid sequence MMLENFGSWWKDKIFQSAKKPPEPEQLINQSKLRASTNIKDVEKVLEWFEQFNQPPIEGNIWWRCQTALVEGFTNAVRHAHKNLPSTTPIELEVKVFAKHLEIRIWDCGQPFDLLAKLNEILQNPPLDPLEKEGGRGLIFMKKLTDEIAYNRGADQRNCLVMRKNFD is encoded by the coding sequence ATGATGTTAGAAAATTTTGGAAGTTGGTGGAAAGACAAGATATTCCAAAGCGCAAAAAAACCGCCCGAACCAGAGCAACTGATTAACCAATCAAAGCTTAGGGCTTCGACAAATATTAAAGATGTCGAGAAAGTTTTGGAGTGGTTTGAACAATTCAATCAGCCGCCGATAGAAGGCAACATTTGGTGGCGGTGTCAAACGGCTCTGGTGGAAGGATTCACGAATGCTGTCCGCCACGCGCACAAAAACTTGCCTTCCACTACGCCTATTGAATTAGAGGTTAAAGTGTTTGCTAAACATTTAGAAATCCGCATTTGGGATTGCGGTCAGCCTTTTGATTTGCTGGCAAAACTCAATGAAATTTTGCAAAATCCTCCTCTCGATCCCCTGGAAAAAGAAGGCGGTCGGGGACTAATTTTTATGAAAAAATTAACTGATGAGATTGCTTATAATCGCGGGGCTGATCAGCGTAATTGTTTGGTAATGCGCAAGAATTTTGATTGA
- a CDS encoding anti-sigma factor antagonist (This anti-anti-sigma factor, or anti-sigma factor antagonist, belongs to a family that includes characterized members SpoIIAA, RsbV, RsfA, and RsfB.) — translation MVSQPQDADFLVSFSEQMPVVLLPARLSVLEAVAFKETCQQLFVATPPPSKLVLDFSQTVFMDSSAVGALVNNVRTAQQKGIELVLRNVQPQVMAVLSITGLDQVLTVERAGPTPLNTDRKARVDNQLPTTHPSVRSWVKRALDVIGALVGLAITAILLIPIGIAIKLDSPGPIFFSQIRCGWMGRRFRLWKLRSMCSNAEALKSQVENKVEGPLFKNDNDPRITKVGRFLRRTSLDELPQFWNVLKGDMSLVGTRPPTPDEVERYEVPEWQRLDVKPGMTGEWQVNGRSKITKFEDVIKMDLQYQKNWSLVYDLKLIVKTVLVLFRKNSGAM, via the coding sequence ATGGTTAGCCAACCCCAAGATGCCGATTTTCTGGTTTCTTTTTCCGAGCAAATGCCGGTGGTGTTACTACCGGCCCGCCTGAGCGTTCTGGAAGCAGTGGCATTTAAGGAAACCTGTCAGCAGCTTTTTGTGGCCACTCCGCCACCGAGTAAGCTGGTGCTGGACTTCAGCCAGACGGTTTTTATGGACAGCAGTGCTGTGGGTGCGTTGGTTAATAACGTGCGGACAGCACAACAAAAAGGCATTGAACTCGTGTTGCGAAACGTCCAACCGCAAGTGATGGCCGTGCTGTCGATCACCGGCCTGGATCAGGTGCTAACGGTCGAGAGAGCGGGGCCAACACCCCTAAATACAGACCGCAAAGCTCGCGTCGATAACCAATTGCCCACCACTCACCCCTCGGTGCGGTCTTGGGTAAAACGGGCGCTGGACGTGATCGGAGCACTGGTAGGTTTGGCAATCACGGCGATACTGTTGATCCCGATTGGAATTGCAATTAAACTGGATAGTCCGGGGCCGATTTTTTTCAGTCAAATTCGCTGCGGATGGATGGGCCGGCGCTTTCGGCTGTGGAAGTTGCGGTCGATGTGTTCCAATGCGGAGGCTTTGAAGTCGCAAGTCGAGAATAAAGTCGAAGGGCCATTGTTTAAAAACGATAATGACCCCCGGATTACTAAAGTGGGCCGGTTTTTGCGGCGGACAAGTTTGGATGAGTTGCCACAATTTTGGAACGTCCTCAAAGGTGATATGAGTTTGGTGGGGACTCGTCCGCCTACCCCCGATGAGGTAGAGCGTTATGAGGTTCCTGAGTGGCAGCGTTTGGATGTTAAACCAGGGATGACGGGTGAGTGGCAGGTTAATGGCCGGTCAAAAATCACCAAATTTGAAGATGTCATCAAAATGGATTTGCAATATCAAAAAAATTGGAGTTTGGTTTATGACTTAAAATTGATTGTTAAGACGGTTTTGGTTTTGTTCCGCAAAAATAGTGGTGCAATGTGA
- a CDS encoding STAS domain-containing protein, with protein MSHRVKVVEPSGILDATQAEHFDQQISNVIQEGADIVLIDLQDVKFMDSSGLRLIISAYKTVKAANLKFFLCSLNHQAKMICELSGINKLLEIFPDRQSFSQAINSVEQLVQE; from the coding sequence ATGAGTCATCGAGTAAAAGTCGTAGAGCCATCGGGAATATTAGACGCAACACAAGCGGAACATTTTGACCAACAAATTAGCAATGTCATTCAAGAAGGAGCCGATATTGTCTTAATTGATTTGCAAGATGTGAAATTTATGGACAGTTCCGGCTTGCGGCTGATCATTTCTGCCTATAAAACTGTTAAAGCTGCCAACCTGAAATTTTTTCTTTGTTCTCTAAATCATCAAGCGAAAATGATCTGCGAACTATCGGGAATCAATAAACTGTTAGAAATATTCCCTGATCGGCAATCTTTTAGTCAAGCCATAAATTCTGTCGAACAACTTGTCCAAGAATAG